In Syntrophorhabdaceae bacterium, the following are encoded in one genomic region:
- a CDS encoding DUF1015 domain-containing protein, translated as MSQSLTKPFKGILYNKERVNDIALCVCPPYDVVTNIRAYYERDGLNAIRLELPMSTPSMDKYNTARETMEEWMKDGILREEDKETVYVYEQEFSIEDKAYLRRGFIALHKLDKDRILTHEETRKKAKADREQLINTLKTFTSLIFGLYEDRDKEIENVLVSSQKEKVYDFVDEQSIRNRFYRMKGVEDIRHLTSIMDRKKIYIADGHHRLDVSYRLNIPYIPLYLTNMYSPGIVILPYHRIIQFAKKKNLRNVLSSMEGFIEIKKHDYTDKNTLRVLFPMINGSVKPSFLLYSREDPAHIYQLTEVVPVITDKGVHDVLKKLRVNILHNDILKKLIGIDDEEISFTQDHYESVDLVQNGSVDLALFLPSTTVDEVKSIAENGLYMPPKSTFFYPKILTGLVFYKYA; from the coding sequence ATGTCCCAGTCGCTGACAAAACCATTCAAAGGTATACTGTATAACAAAGAGAGGGTTAATGATATCGCTCTTTGCGTATGCCCTCCCTATGATGTCGTTACCAATATAAGGGCCTACTACGAGAGGGACGGTTTGAATGCCATCCGGCTGGAGTTGCCAATGTCAACCCCTTCCATGGACAAATATAATACTGCCAGGGAGACCATGGAAGAATGGATGAAGGACGGCATACTGCGCGAGGAAGACAAGGAAACGGTCTACGTTTATGAACAGGAATTCTCCATAGAGGATAAGGCCTATCTCAGAAGAGGATTCATAGCACTCCATAAACTTGACAAGGACCGGATACTCACACACGAAGAGACAAGAAAAAAGGCAAAGGCCGACAGGGAGCAATTGATAAACACCCTGAAAACCTTTACAAGTCTCATCTTCGGACTTTATGAAGACAGGGATAAGGAGATCGAAAACGTCCTCGTTTCCTCACAGAAAGAAAAGGTCTACGATTTTGTTGATGAACAGTCTATCAGAAACAGGTTTTACAGGATGAAGGGTGTGGAAGATATCAGGCACCTTACGTCAATAATGGATCGGAAAAAGATATACATAGCAGACGGGCACCACAGGCTGGACGTCTCCTACAGGCTCAATATACCCTATATACCGCTTTATCTGACCAACATGTATTCGCCAGGAATCGTCATCCTGCCTTATCACAGAATTATTCAGTTTGCAAAAAAGAAGAACCTCCGGAATGTGTTGAGTTCCATGGAAGGTTTCATTGAGATCAAGAAGCACGACTACACCGACAAAAACACACTGAGGGTCCTCTTCCCCATGATCAACGGATCAGTAAAACCGTCATTCCTGCTCTATTCCCGTGAAGACCCTGCACATATATATCAACTAACTGAAGTAGTGCCGGTCATCACAGACAAGGGTGTCCACGATGTATTGAAAAAATTGAGAGTCAACATACTCCACAACGATATCCTGAAAAAACTCATCGGGATCGACGATGAAGAGATCTCGTTCACGCAGGATCACTATGAATCCGTCGACCTTGTACAAAATGGGTCTGTCGACCTTGCTCTCTTCCTTCCTTCCACAACGGTTGATGAAGTAAAAAGCATAGCGGAAAACGGTCTTTACATGCCCCCGAAATCGACATTCTTCTATCCAAAGATACTTACAGGCCTCGTATTTTACAAATATGCATAA